From the genome of Treponema peruense:
AGTAAGAGCAGCACAGGCTTCGTCATAGGTCATATTGTTTTTATCTGCAAGCGCCTGGATTTCGCTCTTCATTTGAGAAAAAAGTTCTTCTTTTGTAATTCCACAAACAGCAGCATAATCATCTTTCATTGTAATAACTTTTAAATTATTCAATTCACTGAAAATACTCAGTTGGCTGAACTTGCTGATTCCTGTCAAAAAAACAAATCTTAAAATTCCACCCATATCTTTTAACGGACTAAATAGCTTGCGCACTTCCTGTTTTAGAATAAGCTGGAGTTTAGGATTATCCATTGTATCCAAAAGCGGCGCATCGTATTCATCTACAAGAATTACAGGTTCTGTGCCAGATTGTTCGTATGCAGCCTTAAGAAGTTCTGAAAAACGACTTCCCCATTCATAACCGTTTTTATTTGTAATCTGATATTTTTCTTCAAATTCACCAAGTTTATAATTCATATAAATTTGAAAAGTTTGTAAATCTGTAAATTTTGTTCCTGCAAAACTTAAATGAAAAACAGGATACTTTTTCCATTCTTTTTCGAGTTTTTCGATTGCAAGGCCTTCAAAAAGTTCTTTCTTTCCTAAAAAATAATCACGCAATGTCGAAATTAAAAGTGATTTTCCAAAACGACGCGGACGGCTCAAAAAATAAACGCGGTCTGTATGTGTCATTTTATAAACAATGTCTGTTTTGTCTACATAATAATAACCGTTGCGCCTAATCTGAGAAAAATCCTGCAACCCAATTGGAAAAAGTTTTAATTCTGCCATACGATTATTATATCTTGAAAAGTAACTATATTCAATGCAGAATATACTAGGAGTCTGACCATCTTAACTTCTTAAAACACGCTCTTTTTCACAAATTAAAGAGCTTGTTTATTTTTTTTTGAATCTTGTCTTTTATTTGTTTTTTGCAAGATTCAAGGCATACATGCGGCTTAAATTGTAAGCTGTAGTAACCAAATCTTATTCAATGGAAATGTTATCAATCCCACGCATAAGAAACTGACGGAACCCCATGACCCGTTTTATAATTCCGAATACAGGTTCAGAAGTAATCTTACGTTTATTGTAAATTTTCTGTCCGGGTTTCGTCTTGAGTCTCTTTTGCATTTTGT
Proteins encoded in this window:
- a CDS encoding transposase, whose product is MTTDKMQKRLKTKPGQKIYNKRKITSEPVFGIIKRVMGFRQFLMRGIDNISIE